From Cronobacter turicensis z3032, the proteins below share one genomic window:
- a CDS encoding Putative 2-dehydropantoate 2-reductase: MSHRPAIALVGPGAIGATVAAALHEAGRTPVLCGRTAHAQLIVRDDEGEIIVPGPVLNDPAAISAPCDLVFVAVKTTQIADSAGWLAALCDESTVVCALQNGVEQPALLAPYVNGATVLASVVWFPAQREPDASVWLRAKPRLTLPDLPAARRVVDALDGTRCAVELAEDFTSIAWRKLLQNALAGLMVLANRRAGMFARADITGLALAYLRECLAVGRAKGAMLDDSVVQAIVEGFHRSPPDLSTSILADRQANRPLEWDIRNGVIRRYGAACGIPTPISDIVVPLLAAASEGPG, from the coding sequence ATGTCCCATCGTCCTGCGATAGCCCTTGTTGGGCCAGGGGCCATCGGCGCCACGGTTGCCGCGGCGCTCCATGAGGCGGGCCGCACGCCAGTGCTTTGCGGCCGCACCGCGCATGCACAGTTAATTGTGCGCGATGACGAAGGCGAAATCATCGTGCCGGGGCCGGTCCTGAACGATCCGGCCGCTATCAGCGCGCCGTGTGATCTGGTCTTCGTGGCGGTGAAAACCACCCAGATTGCGGACAGCGCCGGGTGGCTGGCGGCGCTGTGCGATGAAAGTACGGTGGTATGCGCGCTGCAAAACGGGGTGGAGCAACCGGCCCTGCTGGCGCCGTATGTTAACGGTGCCACGGTGCTGGCGTCGGTGGTGTGGTTCCCGGCGCAGCGCGAGCCGGATGCATCGGTATGGCTACGCGCGAAACCGCGCCTGACGCTGCCGGATCTCCCGGCAGCCCGACGCGTCGTGGACGCGCTCGACGGCACACGCTGCGCCGTTGAGCTGGCGGAGGATTTTACCTCCATCGCCTGGCGTAAATTGCTGCAAAACGCGCTGGCAGGACTGATGGTGCTGGCCAATCGCCGCGCGGGGATGTTTGCGCGCGCGGATATCACCGGCCTGGCGCTGGCATATCTGCGCGAGTGCCTCGCGGTTGGCCGGGCGAAAGGCGCGATGCTGGACGACAGCGTGGTGCAGGCGATCGTGGAGGGTTTTCATCGCTCGCCGCCAGATTTAAGCACGTCTATCCTTGCCGACAGACAAGCTAACCGCCCGCTGGAGTGGGATATCCGTAACGGGGTTATCCGGCGCTATGGGGCGGCATGCGGGATCCCCACGCCCATCAGCGATATCGTCGTTCCGCTGCTGGCGGCCGCCAGCGAAGGGCCGGGCTAA
- the narJ gene encoding Respiratory nitrate reductase 1 delta chain → MTELLIISRLLEYPDAALWQHQQELFDALTDTQHLSLQNAHHLGVFIRDLLQEDLLDAQAAYGELFDRGRATSLLLFEHVHGESRDRGQAMVDLLAQYERAGLMLDSRELPDHLPLYLEYLAQLPAQDAINGLRDIAPILALLGARLQQRESRYAVLFDLLIALSDTQVDTRNVHEKIADEARDDTPQALDAVWEEEQVKFFADQGCGESDIAAHQRRFAGAVAPQYLNISAGGQQ, encoded by the coding sequence ATGACTGAGCTGCTGATTATCTCCCGCCTGCTGGAGTATCCGGATGCTGCCCTGTGGCAGCATCAGCAGGAGCTGTTCGACGCGCTGACCGATACGCAACATTTATCGCTGCAAAACGCCCATCACCTGGGCGTCTTTATCCGCGATCTGCTGCAGGAAGATTTGCTGGATGCGCAGGCGGCTTACGGCGAGCTGTTCGACCGCGGCCGCGCCACCTCGCTGCTGCTGTTCGAGCATGTGCATGGCGAATCGCGCGATCGCGGCCAGGCGATGGTGGATCTGCTGGCGCAGTATGAGCGCGCCGGACTTATGCTGGACAGCCGCGAGCTGCCGGACCATCTGCCGCTCTATCTGGAGTACCTGGCGCAGCTTCCGGCGCAGGACGCCATTAACGGCCTGCGGGATATCGCGCCGATCCTGGCGCTGCTCGGCGCGCGTCTTCAGCAGCGCGAAAGCCGCTACGCGGTGCTGTTTGATCTGCTGATTGCGCTTTCCGATACGCAGGTGGATACCCGCAACGTGCACGAGAAAATCGCCGATGAGGCGCGCGACGACACGCCGCAGGCGCTGGACGCCGTCTGGGAAGAAGAACAGGTGAAATTCTTCGCCGACCAGGGCTGCGGCGAGTCTGACATCGCCGCGCACCAGCGCCGCTTCGCCGGAGCGGTCGCTCCGCAATATCTGAATATCTCTGCCGGAGGACAGCAATAA
- the narI gene encoding Respiratory nitrate reductase 1 gamma chain yields the protein MSEYLCRRTAIMHFLNMFFFSIYPYIAGTVFLVGSWLRYDYGQYTWRAASSQMLDRKGMNMASNLFHFGILGIFFGHLFGMLTPHWMYESFLPIAVKQQLAMIAGGIFGAMTLIGGLLLLKRRLFSPRVRATSTGADILILALLLTQCSLGLITIPFSAQHMDGSEMMKLVGWAQSIVTFRSGAAEHLDGVAFIYRVHLVLGMTLFLVFPFTRLVHVWSAPVEYLTRRYQVVRARR from the coding sequence ATATCTGAATATCTCTGCCGGAGGACAGCAATAATGCACTTCCTGAATATGTTCTTCTTTAGTATCTACCCGTACATTGCCGGTACGGTATTCCTGGTGGGCAGCTGGCTGCGTTACGACTATGGGCAGTACACCTGGCGCGCCGCCTCCAGCCAGATGCTGGACCGTAAAGGGATGAACATGGCCTCAAACCTGTTTCATTTCGGTATTCTCGGCATTTTCTTCGGCCACCTGTTCGGGATGCTGACCCCGCACTGGATGTATGAGTCGTTCCTGCCGATTGCCGTGAAACAGCAGCTGGCGATGATCGCAGGCGGGATCTTCGGCGCGATGACGCTTATTGGCGGCCTGCTGCTGCTCAAACGCCGTCTGTTCAGCCCGCGCGTTCGCGCGACCTCTACCGGCGCTGATATTCTGATCCTGGCGCTGCTGCTGACGCAGTGTTCGCTCGGCCTTATCACCATTCCGTTCTCCGCGCAGCATATGGACGGCAGCGAGATGATGAAACTGGTGGGCTGGGCGCAGAGTATTGTGACGTTCCGCAGCGGCGCGGCTGAGCATCTTGATGGCGTGGCGTTTATCTACCGCGTGCATCTGGTGCTGGGCATGACGCTGTTCCTGGTGTTCCCGTTTACCCGCCTGGTGCACGTCTGGAGCGCGCCGGTCGAATATCTGACCCGCAGATACCAGGTGGTACGCGCGCGTCGCTAA